The proteins below are encoded in one region of Aeromonas jandaei:
- a CDS encoding methylated-DNA--[protein]-cysteine S-methyltransferase, with product MIRYDILPTRCGDLLVAINEHGLVHVDFVAGLRALPDMSGWQQDAAALAPFLAEFDAYFAGRLQRFSLPLAARGTAFQQAVWQALSDIPYGETRSYSDIARAIGKPEAVRAVGAANGRNPLSIIVPCHRVIGQNGSLTGYAGGLEIKKMLLALEKQERELATAQ from the coding sequence ATGATCCGCTACGATATTCTGCCGACCCGCTGCGGCGATCTGCTGGTTGCCATCAACGAGCATGGTCTGGTGCATGTGGACTTTGTCGCGGGCCTGCGGGCGCTGCCCGATATGAGCGGCTGGCAGCAAGACGCCGCAGCGTTGGCCCCCTTCCTCGCCGAGTTTGACGCCTATTTTGCCGGTCGCTTGCAGCGCTTCTCCCTGCCCCTTGCGGCTCGTGGCACCGCCTTCCAGCAGGCGGTGTGGCAAGCGCTGAGTGACATCCCCTATGGCGAGACCCGCAGCTACAGCGATATTGCCCGTGCCATCGGCAAACCCGAGGCGGTTCGGGCTGTGGGCGCAGCAAATGGCCGCAATCCGCTCTCGATCATCGTCCCCTGCCACCGGGTGATAGGCCAAAACGGCAGCCTGACCGGCTATGCGGGGGGATTGGAGATTAAAAAGATGCTGCTGGCGCTGGAGAAGCAGGAGAGAGAGCTAGCCACCGCGCAATAG
- a CDS encoding AlkA N-terminal domain-containing protein yields MTPPHERDQPQDHQINALSREQCHAARLARDARFDGRFFTGVISTGIYCRPVCPARPPHEHNVRYFPSAAAAEHYGLRPCLRCRPELAPAARGDLPVELTRLLARIDRGELADNTLAELATEAGISERTLRRQFEAYLGASPKQVEQTRRLLLAKRLLTETRLPITDIAFAAGFTSIRRFNDAWLNAYGLPPRTLRQQEGCNDTADHCASGQRGARLTLQLPYRPPYDVAAMLAFYRLRAIPGLERVDDEVYERRYLVGDQVALVRIAQGKGNSLQLTVHDLPLAALPDLLYRVRRMWDLDADMQRIGDLLGRDPLLARLQARWPGVRLPGGWDEYEVMLRAIIGQQVSVKGAITILGRLVARTEAQFGVAQLPPPAQLCELDLDSIGMPGSRIRTLRGVAQALASGELTLTTASDEQLLALPGIGPWTVAYWRLRCGLDTDAFPASDLVLQKALGGGSKLPVKEVLAQSAAWQPWRSYAASWLWHAMSEAPALLTDTGSNAAQSGNQQQEITS; encoded by the coding sequence ATGACGCCGCCGCACGAGCGTGACCAGCCACAGGATCACCAGATCAACGCCCTCAGCCGCGAGCAGTGCCACGCCGCACGGCTCGCCCGCGACGCTCGCTTCGATGGCCGCTTCTTTACCGGCGTCATCTCGACCGGCATCTACTGCCGACCGGTCTGTCCGGCACGTCCACCGCACGAGCACAACGTGCGTTACTTCCCGAGCGCCGCTGCCGCCGAGCATTATGGCCTGCGCCCCTGTCTGCGCTGCCGCCCTGAGCTGGCCCCCGCTGCCCGTGGCGATCTGCCGGTTGAGCTGACACGGCTGCTGGCGCGTATCGATCGCGGCGAGCTGGCAGACAACACACTCGCCGAACTGGCGACGGAGGCCGGTATCAGTGAGCGCACGCTACGCCGCCAGTTTGAGGCATACCTTGGCGCCTCACCAAAGCAGGTGGAGCAGACGCGCCGCCTGCTGCTCGCGAAACGACTGCTGACCGAGACCCGGCTCCCCATCACAGATATCGCGTTTGCCGCCGGTTTTACCAGCATCCGTCGCTTCAACGATGCCTGGCTTAACGCCTACGGGCTACCCCCGCGTACCCTACGCCAACAGGAAGGCTGCAACGATACGGCCGACCACTGTGCTTCAGGCCAGCGTGGGGCAAGGTTGACGCTGCAACTGCCCTACCGCCCTCCGTATGACGTAGCGGCCATGCTGGCGTTCTATCGGCTGCGGGCGATCCCCGGGCTGGAGCGGGTAGATGACGAGGTGTATGAGCGACGCTATCTGGTTGGCGATCAGGTTGCACTGGTGCGCATCGCACAGGGCAAGGGGAACAGCCTGCAGCTCACCGTCCATGATCTGCCGCTCGCCGCGCTGCCGGATCTGCTCTATCGGGTCCGTCGGATGTGGGATCTCGATGCCGACATGCAGCGGATCGGCGATCTGCTCGGTCGGGATCCGCTACTGGCCCGTTTGCAAGCGCGCTGGCCCGGCGTTCGGCTGCCGGGGGGCTGGGACGAGTACGAGGTGATGCTGCGCGCCATCATCGGCCAGCAGGTCTCGGTCAAGGGAGCCATCACCATACTCGGGCGACTGGTGGCGCGCACCGAGGCCCAATTCGGAGTGGCGCAACTACCGCCCCCCGCCCAGTTGTGCGAACTCGATCTCGACAGCATCGGCATGCCCGGCAGCCGCATTCGCACCCTGCGGGGCGTGGCACAGGCGCTGGCCAGCGGCGAGCTGACCCTCACGACAGCCAGTGACGAGCAGTTGCTGGCGCTGCCGGGCATAGGCCCCTGGACGGTCGCTTACTGGCGGCTGCGCTGCGGGCTGGATACCGACGCCTTCCCCGCTTCCGATCTGGTGCTGCAAAAAGCGCTGGGAGGCGGCAGCAAACTACCGGTGAAAGAAGTATTGGCGCAAAGCGCCGCATGGCAGCCGTGGCGCAGCTATGCGGCCAGCTGGCTGTGGCACGCCATGAGCGAAGCGCCTGCCTTGCTTACCGATACCGGTAGCAATGCAGCGCAGTCCGGTAACCAACAACAGGAGATAACATCATGA
- a CDS encoding VOC family protein, with the protein MPGPARAGALIYAREPGLLSHFYRTLLQMEIRSQSEQLIVLENGDIQLLVHAIPEPYIEQVVVTTPPALREQGAIKLFFTVPSLAWAEAKAADLGGGLLPQQWSGPGFVVRNAFDPEGNILQLREFLNAQDPL; encoded by the coding sequence ATGCCAGGTCCCGCCCGTGCCGGCGCCCTGATCTACGCCAGGGAGCCGGGCTTGCTGAGCCACTTTTACCGAACCTTGCTGCAGATGGAGATCCGCAGTCAGAGCGAGCAGCTGATCGTGCTGGAGAACGGCGACATCCAGCTGCTTGTACATGCCATCCCCGAGCCCTATATCGAACAGGTCGTTGTCACGACGCCACCGGCGCTGCGTGAGCAGGGGGCCATCAAGCTCTTTTTTACCGTGCCAAGCCTTGCGTGGGCGGAGGCGAAAGCGGCGGATCTTGGCGGCGGCCTGCTGCCGCAGCAGTGGTCCGGGCCCGGTTTCGTGGTGCGCAATGCGTTTGACCCGGAGGGCAATATCTTGCAACTGCGCGAGTTTTTGAACGCGCAGGATCCGCTCTGA